Proteins encoded within one genomic window of Solea senegalensis isolate Sse05_10M linkage group LG11, IFAPA_SoseM_1, whole genome shotgun sequence:
- the LOC122777721 gene encoding zinc finger and BTB domain-containing protein 39 gives MRIRLQGPGHAASLLAELNCCRQSRRYCDVFLQVGNRTFAAHRAVLACAGSYFQNLFTRAPASSTTAFSLEFISPANFEKVLTFVYTGEILTDLIDVGVLYELAERLGVGELVRACHAIFPDLQASVTANCKSSSPGDLTLDSSMVTAASAVAIVSTASVSASSVCSSAASCSSLSSSAGLSAAPTPAAASSPPFTSRTARAGHATHSDALTMNLKAEDVQSHIGYGQMASDHQLPEGHLLTSSQSCQNSSVLPSGPVLQLKTEQGLEEEEEAGGSCQETNREGRVVSVSGSVPQSSEPAPTVSCSFPDSSAQLIAETCTPTSSLGEPLCSLQVGAVEGGVVDMQRDSGLMFREAAGGENEEREALQGNGAVEGTEEEQWGQLASEIIELSDDENFIEDGDEEDDEDDLVCVENGNGGSSSSQVTGATLSCKACAVPLPADPAAIRRHAETHLTEMGLCRVCGASYPDHAAGVTHALSHIGVQLFTCDMCHQQFCSQNKLLRHHHHSSSSYTIPQAALTNGSQGLGSELQCAVCTKTLSKDFQTVKDHLLNHVCPQSLSCGVCHLPQLSLCSLLWHTLTHLSLPVFTCPHCARCFVERPLLDRHMTVHAEEAAAKEREQLALRTYRVEADGVGGGGMAGLEELHCFLCPQTFRSSSAFQYHLSLHTNESLGSGGGVGGQGWFGKRKADQSLECPPSSSSSSPRDASGLIKISNLGLGLGMGFSVPDKFFQGSVHSLSSGVFPSESAGQEGGPAAAGVRYRCRYCGKRFAHSGEFTYHLRIHTGEKPYQCKVCLRFFRGRSTMICHLKTHAGALMYRCTVCGLYFSTLKLVSSHMELHKDHLPPDFNIEQTFMYNDHSKEPLPTVDS, from the exons ATGAGGATCCGGCTGCAGGGTCCTGGCCATGCTGCCAGCCTCCTTGCTGAGCTCAACTGCTGCCGCCAATCACGTCGCTACTGTGATGTGTTCCTACAAGTTGGAAACCGCACATTCGCAGCACACCGAGCGGTGCTGGCCTGTGCCGGGTCCTACTTCCAAAACCTGTTCACCCGAGCTCCGGCCTCTTCCACCACTGCCTTTTCACTGGAGTTTATCTCACCGGCCAACTTTGAGAAGGTCCTGACCTTTGTCTACACGGGGGAAATCCTGACTGATCTCATTGATGTTGGAGTACTGTATGAGCTGGCTGAGAGGCTGGGTGTAGGTGAACTGGTGAGGGCCTGTCACGCCATCTTCCCTGACCTGCAAGCTTCTGTGACTGCAAACTGTAAATCCAGCAGCCCTGGAGACCTCACACTGGACTCAAGCATGGTAACTGCTGCATCTGCAGTAGCTATTGTTAGCACAGCTTCTGTATCTGCATCCTCAGTGTGTTCATCAGCTGCCTCCTGCTCATCGCTGTCTTCATCAGCTGGTCTATCTGCTGCCCcgactcctgctgctgcttcctcaccCCCCTTCACATCCAGGACAGCCAGAGCAGGCCACGCAACTCACTCTGATGCTCTAACTATGAACCTGAAGGCAGAAGATGTCCAGTCTCATATTGGCTATGGACAAATGGCATCAGATCATCAACTACCAGAAGGACATCTACTAACCAGCAGTCAGTCTTGTCAGAACAGCAGTGTGTTGCCTTCAGGTCCTGTGCTTCAACTGAAGACTGAGCAAGggctggaagaggaggaggaggcaggaggcAGCTGTCAGGAAACCAACAGAGAGGGCCGAGTGGTCTCTGTCAGTGGCTCTGTGCCTCAAAGCAGTGAACCTGCGCCTACAGTCTCCTGCTCCTTCCCCGACTCTTCAGCCCAGCTCATAGCTGAGACCTGCACCCCAACATCCTCTTTAGGAGAGCCACTGTGCAGCCTGCAGGTCGGGGCAGTGGAAGGCGGAGTGGTAGACATGCAGAGGGACAGTGGGTTGATGTTTCGAGAGGCAGCGGGGGGAGAAAATGAGGAGAGGGAGGCTCTGCAAGGTAACGGAGCAGTAGAGGGaacagaggaggagcagtggGGACAGCTGGCAAGTGAGATCATCGAGCTGAGCGATGATGAGAACTTCATTGAGGATGGCGATGAAGAGGACGATGAAGACGACCTGGTTTGCGTGGAAAATGGAAATGGCGGGAGCTCGAGCAGTCAg GTCACAGGAGCCACACTGTCATGTAAAGCCTGTGCAGTGCCTCTCCCAGCAGACCCTGCTGCTATTAGAAGACACGCTGAGACCCATCTGACAGAGATGGGTCTTTGCAGGGTGTGTGGGGCTTCCTACCCGGACCATGCTGCTGGTGTCACCCACGCACTCTCCCACATCGGAGTGCAGCTCTTCACCTGTGACATGTGTCACCAGCAATTCTGCAGCCAAAACAAACTGCTGCGGCACCACCACCACTCATCCTCCAGTTACACCATACCGCAGGCAGCACTCACCAACGGCAGCCAGGGCCTTGGCTCCGAGCTGCAGTGTGCCGTGTGCACCAAAACCCTCAGCAAGGACTTCCAG ACTGTCAAAGACCACCTGCTGAACCATGTGTGTCCTCAGAGCCTGAGCTGTGGAGTGTGTCACCTCCCCCAGCTCTCCCTGTGCTCCCTGCTGTGGCACACCCTCACCCACCTCTCTTTGCCTGTTTTCACTTGCCCACATTGTGCCCGCTGCTTTGTAGAGCGCCCCCTCCTGGACAGACATATGACTGTTCATGCTGAGGAGGCAGCAGCTAAGGAGAGGGAGCAGTTGGCACTGAGGACTTACAGAGTTGAGGCAGATGGAGTTGGGGGAGGAGGTATGGCAGGCCTGGAAGAGTTGCATTGCTTCCTTTGCCCACAGACATTCCGCTCATCATCTGCCTTTCAATACCACCTCAGCCTGCACACCAATGAGTCTCTGGGGAGTGGAGGAGGTGTCGGGGGCCAGGGCTGGTTTGGCAAACGAAAAGCTGACCAGTCTCTAGAGTGTCCTCCATCCTCCAGCTCCTCATCCCCACGGGATGCAAGTGGCCTCATTAAAATAAGCAACCTGGGTTTGGGTCTGGGAATGGGCTTCAGTGTACCAGATAAGTTCTTTCAGGGGTCAGTACACAGCTTGTCCTCTGGGGTCTTTCCTAGTGAGAGTGCAGGGCAGGAGGGGGgacctgcagcagcaggggTCCGTTACCGCTGCCGCTACTGCGGTAAACGATTCGCCCACTCGGGGGAGTTCACCTATCACCTTCGCATCCACACCGGGGAAAAACCCTACCAGTGCAAAGTCTGTCTACGGTTCTTCAGAGGCCGCTCCACCATGATTTGCCACCTGAAGACCCACGCTGGCGCTCTCATGTACCGCTGCACCGTCTGCGGCCTTTACTTCTCCACGCTGAAGCTGGTGTCGTCACATATGGAGCTCCACAAGGACCACCTCCCGCCGGACTTCAACATCGAGCAGACCTTCATGTACAACGATCACTCGAAAGAACCACTGCCCACTGTGGACTCTTGA
- the gpr182 gene encoding G-protein coupled receptor 182, with the protein MGGHNHLRLLDCSKSLQHTSSKDSSYIYRLHTRARLSRGQKGLRQDLPPPLLHHLHQHYETMSLHEANHTNFWNGTPWFIHECTIELDSNYRRIALFLIYLFIFMVGLLENALVIWVNWRRRHSANGVLFCIINMSLSDLMVIVIQPFFMMEVTMNEVWLWGRFLCKVTHLIYKINFYSSTFFLAFMTMERYLSLTRPSSPALFPVAGRRRWLLCGGLWVFSFFMALIENVHVDLLEWDEPGCYMMPEYNHIEWYVSVTFLCSIFQFVLPTTVIVTCNVLIARAVQTAPDVQGRRDVWLVHVYSLVFVMCWLPYHLVLLLLNIDDLNPLILSCNAFEVLYFSFSVVQSLTLFHCIANPILYNFLSKSFRNNLINTVVTYIPRERAVDQPNSLNGGGTDLGKQRKLSDASTSQSDVAS; encoded by the exons ATGGGAGGGCACAATCACCTCAGGCTGCTTGATTGCTCAAAAAGTCTTCAACATACAAGCTCGAAGGACTCTTCTTACATCTACAGGCTTCACACACGCGCAAGACTCTCAAGAGGGCAAAAAGGCCTCAGACAGGACCTgccccctcctcttctccatcaCCTTCATCAACACTACGAG ACCATGAGCCTTCACGAGGCCAACCACACAAACTTCTGGAATGGCACACCGTGGTTTATCCACGAGTGCACCATCGAGCTGGACTCTAATTACAGGCGCATCGCCCTCTTCTTGATCTACCTGTTCATCTTCATGGTGGGCCTGCTGGAGAACGCCCTGGTCATCTGGGTGAACTGGCGTCGACGGCATTCCGCCAACGGGGTTCTCTTCTGTATCATCAACATGAGCCTGTCGGACCTGATGGTGATTGTGATTCAGCCGTTCTTCATGATGGAGGTGACCATGAACGAGGTTTGGCTGTGGGGCCGCTTCCTCTGCAAGGTCACACACCTCATCTACAAGATCAACTTCTACAGCAGCACCTTCTTCCTGGCCTTCATGACCATGGAGCGATATCTGTCGCTGACCAGACCTTCATCTCCAGCCCTGTTCCCTGTGGCAGGCCGGCGGCGTTGGCTGCTGTGCGGAGGCCTatgggtgttttcttttttcatggcTCTGATTGAGAATGTCCATGTGGATCTTCTGGAGTGGGATGAACCTGGCTGTTACATGATGCCAGAATACAACCACATCGAATGGTATGTCTCTGTGACTTTTCTTTGCAGCATCTTCCAGTTTGTGCTCCCCACCACTGTCATCGTCACGTGTAACGTGCTGATCGCTCGAGCGGTTCAGACTGCTCCAGACGTGCAGGGCCGACGAGACGTGTGGCTGGTGCATGTCTACTCCCTGGTGTTTGTCATGTGCTGGCTGCCATACCACCTGGTCCTGTTACTGCTGAACATAGACGACCTTAACCCTCTCATATTAAGCTGCAACGCATTTGAAGTCCTCTACTTCTCTTTCAGCGTAGTGCAGAGTCTGACTCTTTTTCACTGCATTGCCAATCCCATCCTCTACAACTTCTTAAGCAAGAGCTTTCGCAACAACCTGATCAACACGGTGGTGACCTACATACCCAGAGAGCGGGCTGTGGACCAGCCCAATTCTCTCAATGGAGGTGGTACAGACCTAGGGAAGCAGCGCAAGTTGAGTGATGCCAGTACAAGCCAGTCTGATGTTGCatcataa